In Streptomyces sp. NBC_00306, a single genomic region encodes these proteins:
- a CDS encoding lysophospholipid acyltransferase family protein, which yields MLSRIAGTVVPAFGRLTVTTDPEARLVPGSVVVANHTSLADPAVVLAALHRLGVEPVVLATAGLWRIPGLGRALTREGFVPVHRNGPRASDALAGAAEALADGRIVLMYGEGGIPPRKGSGEAPPAVFRTGVARLAQHTGAPVSPLGQVGARRLSSGTWAKQLAGLVTAPVRRPALHVHVGAPLRLTGDASLAAARVREAVTAAWRTAAGHVGEHCPIVPAEETARESVAA from the coding sequence ATGCTCAGCCGTATCGCCGGGACCGTGGTGCCCGCATTCGGCCGTCTCACCGTGACGACGGACCCCGAGGCCCGGCTCGTGCCCGGAAGTGTCGTCGTCGCGAACCACACCTCCCTCGCCGACCCGGCCGTGGTGCTCGCCGCGCTGCACCGCCTCGGCGTCGAGCCGGTGGTGCTGGCGACGGCAGGGCTCTGGCGCATCCCGGGACTCGGCCGGGCGCTCACCCGCGAGGGCTTCGTCCCGGTGCACCGCAACGGCCCACGGGCGTCCGACGCCCTGGCCGGTGCTGCGGAGGCCCTCGCGGACGGCCGGATCGTCCTCATGTACGGCGAGGGCGGCATCCCGCCCCGCAAGGGCTCCGGCGAAGCACCTCCGGCGGTCTTCCGTACGGGCGTTGCCCGGCTCGCGCAGCACACCGGAGCTCCGGTGTCGCCGCTCGGTCAGGTGGGAGCCCGGCGGCTCTCGTCCGGTACCTGGGCGAAGCAGCTCGCGGGCCTGGTCACCGCTCCCGTGCGACGGCCTGCCCTGCATGTCCACGTCGGAGCACCCCTGCGGCTCACGGGGGACGCGTCCCTGGCGGCGGCGCGTGTGCGCGAGGCTGTGACGGCTGCCTGGCGCACCGCGGCCGGCCATGTCGGTGAGCACTGCCCGATCGTGCCCGCCGAGGAGACCGCTCGTGAGTCGGTGGCAGCGTGA
- a CDS encoding type B 50S ribosomal protein L31 → MKPRIHPESRPVVFRDRAADVAFLTRSTADSARTIQWEDGNTYPLIDVETSSASHPFYTGTSRVMDTAGRVQRFERRYGNSAAARRG, encoded by the coding sequence ATGAAGCCTCGTATCCACCCCGAATCCCGTCCGGTCGTCTTCCGCGACCGTGCCGCCGACGTGGCGTTCCTGACGCGTTCGACCGCCGACTCCGCACGGACGATCCAGTGGGAGGACGGCAACACGTATCCCCTGATCGACGTGGAGACCTCCTCCGCGAGCCACCCGTTCTATACGGGCACGTCGCGCGTCATGGACACCGCCGGTCGCGTACAGCGCTTCGAGCGCCGCTACGGGAACAGCGCCGCCGCCCGCCGCGGCTGA
- a CDS encoding ATP-binding protein, which yields MTDTSLRAVGWAQSFPVSDGVRAGREWAREHLEALGWTTRAPETVDAVLLTISELVTNAHVHAHSDAQLILTWDSECLHVSVHDSDTGVPTPREPDSTRPSGRGLVLIDALADHWETRPQPGGKTVTACFTPGGEPSPHPAH from the coding sequence ATGACCGACACCTCCTTGAGGGCCGTGGGGTGGGCCCAGTCCTTCCCGGTGTCCGACGGCGTACGGGCAGGACGCGAGTGGGCGCGGGAACACCTGGAGGCCCTCGGCTGGACCACGCGGGCGCCGGAGACCGTGGACGCGGTCCTGCTCACCATCTCCGAGCTGGTCACCAACGCGCATGTGCACGCCCACAGCGACGCCCAGCTCATCCTGACCTGGGACAGCGAGTGCCTGCACGTCAGCGTCCACGACTCGGACACCGGCGTCCCCACGCCCCGCGAACCGGACTCGACCAGGCCCTCAGGACGTGGGCTCGTGCTCATCGACGCTCTCGCGGATCACTGGGAGACCCGCCCCCAGCCGGGTGGCAAGACCGTCACGGCCTGCTTCACCCCGGGCGGCGAGCCGTCGCCGCACCCCGCTCACTGA
- the rpmG gene encoding 50S ribosomal protein L33, whose amino-acid sequence MARSTARPVVTLRSSAGTGTTYVTRKNRLNDPDRLVLRKFDAAAGEHVLFREER is encoded by the coding sequence ATGGCCCGCAGTACCGCACGCCCCGTCGTCACGCTCCGGTCGTCGGCCGGCACCGGCACCACGTATGTGACGCGCAAGAACCGGCTCAACGATCCCGACCGCCTCGTGCTGCGCAAGTTCGACGCGGCAGCGGGAGAGCACGTCCTGTTCCGCGAGGAGCGCTGA
- a CDS encoding Na+/H+ antiporter NhaA, with amino-acid sequence MSGTADDSGFSGQTTDAGEVNKPLRDFLRTETGSAAVLLAAVVAALVWANVDLHAYEMVWATDLSVRIGSYGLSLDLHEWINSGLMTFFFLVVGLEARREFDVGELRDRRWVLLSLFAGVCGMIVPVLIYVAINSGRDSVHGWGAAMSTDTAFALGILAILGSRLPASLRAFILSVAVVDDLIALLVIAVFYSESIHLPALAVAAGAMVLILVVRFTGFGRGPLYAVFAVVVWVALLKAGIDPVVTGLAVGALAVAYPAARSDLEAASGLFRRFREQPTPELERSVRRGLASAVSVNERLVQMYHPWTSYVIVPLFALANAGIPVGASELARAFTSPVCLGILAAYVVGKLVGVLGSTALVTKLTRHRLRPPVGWGSVAAAGSIAGAGFTVSLLIAVLAFEGEELDNAKIGILATLIGSFVVSWSITLVIGLLPAHRRARALLGTTEPLTDLAVPVDEERDRMRGPRDAPVTIVEYGDFECPYCGQAEPVVREMLADEGDVRYVFRHLPLTDVHPNAQLAAEAVEAAGAQGAFWEMHDLLMERQDALRPTDLVRYASELGLDVDAFRHHIKHRRGAGRIADDVESADLSGVTGTPTFFVNGRRHQGAYDIAGLTEAVELARQRSLLTPPA; translated from the coding sequence GTGAGCGGGACAGCGGACGACTCAGGCTTCTCGGGTCAGACGACCGATGCCGGTGAGGTCAACAAGCCCCTGCGGGACTTCCTCCGTACGGAGACGGGCAGTGCGGCCGTGCTGCTCGCCGCCGTGGTGGCCGCCCTCGTCTGGGCGAACGTCGATCTGCACGCGTACGAGATGGTGTGGGCCACCGATCTGTCCGTCCGGATCGGCTCGTACGGCCTCTCGCTGGATCTCCACGAATGGATCAACAGCGGACTCATGACGTTCTTCTTCCTCGTCGTGGGCCTGGAGGCGCGGCGCGAGTTCGATGTGGGCGAACTGCGCGACCGGCGCTGGGTGCTGCTGTCCCTCTTCGCCGGCGTCTGCGGCATGATCGTGCCGGTTCTCATCTATGTCGCGATCAACAGCGGCCGCGATTCCGTGCACGGCTGGGGTGCGGCGATGTCCACGGACACCGCCTTCGCACTCGGCATCCTCGCGATCCTCGGCTCGCGGCTCCCGGCGTCGCTGCGGGCCTTCATCCTGTCCGTCGCCGTGGTCGACGACCTGATCGCGCTGCTGGTCATCGCCGTCTTCTACAGCGAATCCATCCATCTGCCGGCGCTCGCCGTGGCCGCCGGAGCCATGGTTCTGATCCTCGTGGTCCGCTTCACGGGATTCGGACGCGGTCCGCTGTACGCGGTGTTCGCCGTGGTCGTCTGGGTGGCACTCCTGAAGGCGGGCATCGATCCCGTGGTCACGGGGCTCGCGGTGGGGGCGCTCGCCGTCGCCTACCCGGCAGCGCGCAGCGATCTGGAGGCCGCCAGCGGGCTGTTCCGCCGCTTCCGGGAGCAGCCGACGCCGGAACTCGAACGATCCGTGCGGCGGGGCCTGGCCTCGGCCGTCTCGGTGAACGAACGCCTGGTGCAGATGTACCACCCCTGGACCAGCTATGTGATCGTGCCGCTGTTCGCCCTGGCCAACGCCGGTATCCCGGTGGGCGCGAGCGAGCTGGCGCGCGCCTTCACCTCCCCCGTGTGCCTCGGCATTCTCGCCGCGTACGTGGTCGGCAAGCTGGTGGGCGTCCTCGGGTCCACGGCGCTGGTCACCAAGCTCACCCGCCACCGGCTGCGCCCGCCGGTCGGCTGGGGTTCGGTCGCCGCGGCAGGCAGCATCGCGGGAGCCGGCTTCACGGTGTCCCTGCTGATCGCCGTGCTCGCCTTCGAGGGCGAGGAACTCGACAACGCCAAGATCGGCATTCTCGCCACGCTGATCGGCTCTTTCGTCGTCAGCTGGTCGATCACCCTGGTGATCGGACTGCTGCCCGCCCACCGTCGCGCCCGCGCCCTGCTCGGAACCACCGAACCCCTCACGGACCTCGCCGTCCCCGTCGACGAGGAACGGGACAGGATGCGCGGCCCACGGGACGCGCCGGTGACCATCGTCGAGTACGGCGACTTCGAGTGTCCCTACTGCGGCCAGGCGGAACCGGTCGTACGGGAGATGCTCGCGGACGAAGGAGACGTCCGGTATGTGTTCCGCCATCTGCCCCTGACCGATGTGCATCCCAACGCCCAGCTCGCCGCCGAGGCGGTGGAGGCCGCCGGAGCGCAGGGGGCGTTCTGGGAGATGCACGACCTGCTCATGGAGCGGCAGGACGCGCTGCGACCCACCGACCTGGTGCGCTACGCCTCGGAACTGGGGCTGGACGTGGACGCCTTCCGCCATCACATCAAGCATCGTCGTGGGGCCGGGCGGATCGCCGACGACGTGGAATCCGCCGACCTGAGCGGTGTGACCGGTACCCCGACGTTCTTCGTCAACGGGCGCCGCCACCAAGGGGCGTACGACATCGCCGGCCTGACGGAGGCCGTCGAACTGGCCCGCCAGCGCTCCCTGCTCACGCCGCCTGCCTGA
- the ykgO gene encoding type B 50S ribosomal protein L36 translates to MKVRKSLRSLKSKPGAQVVRRRGVTFVINKKDPRFKARQG, encoded by the coding sequence GTGAAGGTTCGCAAGTCTCTTCGTTCCCTGAAGTCGAAGCCGGGAGCGCAGGTGGTCCGACGGAGGGGTGTCACCTTCGTCATCAACAAGAAGGACCCGCGCTTCAAGGCTCGCCAGGGCTGA